The following is a genomic window from Choloepus didactylus isolate mChoDid1 chromosome 5, mChoDid1.pri, whole genome shotgun sequence.
CGTGATTGTCTACCAAGACCCCAATTGACTTAAATCCccaactttttttgttgttgttttatctgCCCGTAAATCTAGATAATTTTGAGTTATCTCTGATCTTGTGATCCTCATCAACAGAGAACAAAGTATATTTGGTGAAGCAGAAATAATTCTGCTTTATTTCTCTAAGTGTAATTGCTCAGACCTGGAGACCAGAtcaaggcggggggggggggcagaaaggaaaataaactgtCACCCAGCATTAATCTAATTATCctaaatgttgaaaaaaattttttcaccACATTGAGGTCTGGGTATCATATATGGTAAGCCACATTCTCACTTTCTGGGAAAGGTAAGCCTACTAGTTTTgagctttcatttaaaaaaacccaaaagctaAAGTGATTCACTGAAAGCCAAATAAACCAGCTCTGGGTTGGTTTATTGTTCAGCATGGATTCTCATTGTCACTTTTTATGATGGATTTCATACTGGCAAGCCTTAGTCTGCAATGCTGCCACATTTATTGGTGCTTAATTTTGAGCAATAAAAATTCAGTGCATAAACTACGGAAGGGGAACAGGTATGAGAACAGTGAAATATATAAGCCTATCAATCACAAATTTTCGGTAACGGTATATATAGATTTTAATATTGCATCTAATAGATTCCCTGTGGAAAGAGAAAGGCATTCTTTGCTCTCAGCGTGAATTTATAAATCTACAGAATTTTATTACAGGAAAACCAGgtcaaatggaaatgaaagatgaAGTGCACATCAAAAATGCATAAAGCTACATGCATTACAGAAATCATTTCCCATAAATCAGAAAGAAGACAATATAAATGATactgtttttttctcaattgctagATGTTTCTGACTAGGTTTCTTAGGCCAGAGGAGTCTTATGCTAGTTTCCTTTGCCTTGGCTTTTAGAAGCCTGAAATTTGCCAAGAAGAAATGATGTTGCAACTGGAGTTCAGAATCTCAGCTAATGATCATATTGGACTCTGTTACGGGATCCTACAGAGACTCTTGCATTATTTTAAAGGTGCAGAAAACTTGGAAAGTGCCCCTGTCTCATTAAGTCTCCTCCAGCTCTGTTCAAACATGGCAGTGTCTGGCATCTGCTAGAGGAGTGAAATAAAACAGCGCTGCTTCTAGTCACTCAACAGAGTCACTTCAGAAGACATTTAGGTGGATTTGGTACCACACCAGAGCTCTTTAATCTGTGACTTCTGAGAGAGTGACAGTGTAATAAGATAATGTGGACGGCTAGACTCCCTGGCTCTGTTAAATCTCTCTAACAGTTGATTAAGAAAGAACAATTTCTAATGACTCTGGACCATTAGTCCTAAATAAGGttaatgaattaatttagcaGACACTAGTACTCGCAGGAGGTAGACCGAGCTTTAAGAGATCTGCTGACTTACAGGCATTTCCCAGCTCTGGGTACTCCAATCATTGTACCACAGAGATAACTGGTCAAGCTCACTGGCTGAGTTCACAGTCTCAACATCCCCTATATTTCTGCTCATTATAATACATAATATAAggcatattataatatatatatatacataatttatgGAATTCACAACCTAAAGCCTGAAAGTGTTTTTTGCATCAGGTTTCAAATGCATCCTGTGAACACCTTCCCTGTTGATTTATTCTCAGGAGTTGTGAGGGCAGTGGGTAGGTTACTCTAATTCCTACCGCCTGATCATTTGAGCTCTTTGAATTGGAGAAGAACATAATTTCATTCCCTGCCAGATTATAGAAAGATAACACCAACTCAGGTTCATCAACAATTTGTGCCTGTGTTTTATTTACTGCCAAGCATATCTTTTAGAACTCTACTTGGTAGCTGTTGGGGGAATCTCGTGCTTAAATCGCAAAACCTCCAGAAAACATGTTAGAGAGATTAACTTCCGTCATAAAGATGTGATTTAAATTCCTCTTGGAGTGAACCACTCCACTTGTGGTCTCTTATTAAAACAATATACTACAGTAAGTAGTGGATGTCCTTTTCTTCTAATTACTTTGATTGAAATCTAAGCCAGACAAAAGTAAATATTTGATCATTAGTTAATAATAATTGCTGAAGACTCACTGTAAAGATAATTTGATATCCCTTGCCTTCACTTACTTTACAGTGGAAGTCAAACATGCCTAAGACCAGatcatattttaaaacacattatttATGTTACATGGTACTGTTTATCCCCCCTCACAGTCTTTCATTTACTTAACAGTGAGTGGTTTTAAAAGCAAAGTGGAAACTGCAAGTAGACTAGGGATTTCCAGATCTCCTGGTGCCTTACATTGTATATATCAGATTCCTTTATTGGCACTATGCAACTTTCATTCAAACAACAGCCAGATCAAGGGCGATTTACAAAGGCCGAGGTGGGGCTCCTTGGAACAAACCGACATCTCCTGCAGGAcaccaggcagaggaaacagtttGGGGGAGCTGCAAGAGAACCAGGAAGTTCTCCTGGTAAAGTGTTCATTAACTTTCGTCTGCCATCAAATTTTTGAAAGGGAGTCTCATCTAATTGCCTTTGGGAGGAAACATTATTAAGATAATTGGTGTGCTGATCTGGGAAGGCAGGAGGCTCTGCCTCGTAACAGAGGTGGGAAAACCCCCACAAGCAAACAACCAACTTCGGGAGGGAGCCACAGGGCTGGAAATCCTCCTGCCTCAAACAGACcgattttaattctttatttcttcgCCCGGATACAAGTTTCCTTCCCCCGGGGAGATGCCCACTCCCGGTTGCTCCCAGCAGTTCCGCGTGGGTCCAGTGACTGGGTGGTCGCAGAGCCCGGGCTGGGAGCGCGCCGGCAGCCGGGGAGCCCCGGGCGCGGCGCTGTCAGACGCGCCTCCGCCTGTCACTTACCGTTGTGAAAAGCGCTGGCCAGGGCCAGGGCGAGCGCGGCGCAGAGGAGCTGTAGCCCCCTCTCCATTCTCCCTTCGCTAGATCCCCAGGCAGAAGCGGTGGAAAGAGAACGTGCAGGGCAAACCCAGCGAAGGGGGTGATCTAAAAAACCCAAAGTGCTCCAACTCCGCTTAGAGCTGTAAAATCCTCCAGCCCGTCTTGGAGAAAGGAAAGCGGGGAGGCAATGCCTGGATCCTTGAGAAACgcttctctttttgtgtctcAAGTCGTCCGCATCCTGTCATTTAGCTCCGGTTTCCTCTCCCTTTTCCCACACTTGTTCCTCTTCCAGGAGCCACTGCTCGGGCCatgtctccagaaaaaaaaaaaaaaaaaaagtgggggctgggaggggacgGAGGGAGGTAGGGAAACACACAGCAAAGCCAATctccagataaaaaaaaaaaaaaaaaaaatccggaTTGTTTCTGGACCCGTTGGAGCCGAGGAGCTGGCGCCCAGGGGAGGTCCGGGGTGTCTGCGGGAAGGAGAGGAGCAAGCAGTGAAAAGATGAGCGGGAGACGGAGGAGTTTCACCAACTGCACCCCcgcctcccccacctccttcctcccctccccttcttgaGCCCTTCCCTcgcttcctccctcccctctccccgcACTAGCTCGCCAGTAATTGCCTGACAGGAGACCAGGAGGAATAAGTTTCCCTCCGTGCGCTTTCCCGCTCCGTCTGTTTGACTCCCTCGGAAGCCCTGCAGAGATCTCCAGAAGGGAGGCGCTGGGGGTTCTGCGCCAAGGGCGCGTGTGTGTTTCAGGAAGGGGCATCCGGGTCGGTGCCAAGGCTAGGGTAGCGTTAGCCTACCTCGGCGGGCCTCGCTTCTGGACCCCCGGGGTGAGAGCGGGGCCCGCCCCGGGGCCGCGAGGATCCCCGCGGTAGAGCAGTGGCGAGAGCCCGGGAGGTGGTGGCTGCTTCTTGCAACTCCAAATCCCAGTGCAGGCGCCGGCGAGGAGTGCGGCTTCTCCGCGCGCAGAGGGGCGGGCCCCTCCCGCTGCCCACCTCGCGGGCCCGGAGACCTGTGGCCAGGAGCAGCCGGGCGCCGCTGGACACTCCGAGCCAGGGCTAGAGGGCATGGGGTGGACAGCCGGGCTGGAGTGGGGAGA
Proteins encoded in this region:
- the LOC119535202 gene encoding skin secretory protein xP2-like, producing the protein MEPGGLRGHPGTRAPRHGWSPVGRPGGGAGGPAHCSRASQARALCFGFTWHPRDRPSPALARSVQRRPAAPGHRSPGPRGGQREGPAPLRAEKPHSSPAPALGFGVARSSHHLPGSRHCSTAGILAAPGRAPLSPRGSRSEARRDTPDLPWAPAPRLQRVQKQSGFFFFFFLSGDWLCCVFPYLPPSPPSPHFFFFFFSGDMARAVAPGRGTSVGKGRGNRS